In one Fusarium keratoplasticum isolate Fu6.1 chromosome 5, whole genome shotgun sequence genomic region, the following are encoded:
- a CDS encoding J domain-containing protein, with the protein MPLRPTSLHRLRPSPVELPCFAAAAASRWTLLRCRAGFQLQQQRGRHDEVARKNHYERLDVRHDATPAEIKKSFYSLSKTHHPDANPTDPNASHTFSLLSESYTVLSDTARRAAYDRDVLRVHHGHHHAHGHHNPRASYHSTNPAGGRSPSGLSRRRGTFRGPPPSFYRSGGWGTQEEKRRKAHEESTGFGGGGSGAPHEHGGASSSTQHHQSPWGNPFNHHQSSHGGMGPGDDPFGHQEEVPHFDKAGHTRTHRREDQRRKERQRRAVGDDDIEFEPQASITGHFFIISGILAATILAPLIYIQLMSVGRRKKNGEY; encoded by the exons ATGCCGCTGCGTCCAACTTCCCTCCATAGGCTGCGCCCGTCGCCGGTTGAGCTGCCGTGcttcgccgccgccgccgcgtcCCGGTGGACCCTCCTCCGGTGTCGGGCCGGATTCCAGCTGCAGCAGCAAAGAGGTCgtcatgatgaggttgcGCGCAAGAATCATTATGAGCGGCTAGATGTGCGGCACGATGCGACGCCCGCCGAGATTAAAAA GTCCTTCTACTCCCTCTCCAAAACCCACCATCCCGACGCCAATCCCACCGACCCAAACGCCTCGCACAccttctccctcctctccgaGTCCTACACCGTCCTCTCCGACACGGCCCGCCGCGCCGCCTACGACCGCGACGTCCTCCGCGTGCACCACGGCCACCATCATGCTCACGGGCATCACAACCCCCGAGCCTCGTACCACTCCACCAACCCGGCCGGCGGCCGTTCGCCTTCGGGTCTGAGCCGTCGGAGAGGTACCTTCCGTGGTCCTCCGCCTAGCTTCTATCGCAGCGGAGGGTGGGGGACccaggaggagaagcggCGCAAGGCGCATGAGGAGTCGACTGGATTCGGCGGAGGTGGTAGTGGTGCGCCTCACGAACACGGCGGcgcatcatcctcgacgcAGCATCACCAAAGCCCATGGGGGAACCccttcaaccaccaccaatcTTCTCACGGTGGTATGGGCCCTGGTGATGATCCATTCGGACACCAGGAAGAGGTGCCGCACTTTGACAAGGCAGGCCACACGCGGACGCACCGACGGGAGGACCAGCGCCGCAaggagaggcagaggcgTGCCGTAGGCGATGATGATATCGAGTTTGAGCCGCAGGCGAGCATCACGGGCcacttcttcatcatctctggTATCCTAGCCGCCACCATACTGGCACCGCTCATCTACATCCAGTTGATGAGCGTGGGGCGGCGGAAAAAGAACGGGGAATACTGA